One window of Paenibacillus sp. FSL K6-3182 genomic DNA carries:
- a CDS encoding sulfurtransferase: MNNIVSLEWLKEKLGEPKLVIADCRFRLDDPDAGLRAYEESHIPGAVYMDLEKDLSGEVEEYGGRHPLPDIFAMTVTFGRTGISNDSIVVAYDDQGGAMASRLWWLLKYMGHEQVYVLDKGFSAWVKEGLPVSTENKVVQPATYLATVQHNMLVEMDEVRELLGSEGVTLIDSREAPRYRGEVEPIDRVAGHIPGAINRFWKEGLTESGAWKDVTAQTDRFHDLDKNGELIVYCGSGVTATPNVIALQEAGFTKVRLYAGSWSDWISFSNNPIAIGDEEERLEE; encoded by the coding sequence ATGAATAACATCGTGTCGTTGGAATGGCTAAAGGAGAAACTCGGTGAGCCGAAACTCGTCATCGCGGATTGCCGTTTTCGTTTGGACGATCCCGATGCGGGGCTCAGAGCGTATGAGGAGTCCCATATTCCGGGGGCTGTTTATATGGATCTGGAGAAGGATCTATCCGGTGAGGTCGAGGAATATGGCGGACGCCATCCGCTTCCCGATATTTTTGCAATGACAGTGACGTTCGGCAGGACGGGCATAAGCAATGATTCGATTGTGGTCGCTTATGACGATCAAGGCGGAGCGATGGCTTCCCGGCTGTGGTGGCTGCTGAAGTATATGGGGCATGAGCAGGTCTATGTGCTGGACAAAGGCTTCTCTGCTTGGGTCAAAGAAGGGTTGCCTGTATCAACCGAGAACAAAGTGGTACAGCCTGCGACATACCTTGCAACGGTTCAGCACAATATGCTAGTTGAAATGGATGAGGTTAGGGAGCTGCTTGGCAGCGAGGGAGTAACGCTTATTGACTCGCGCGAAGCTCCACGCTACCGCGGAGAGGTCGAGCCGATCGACCGCGTCGCAGGCCACATTCCAGGCGCGATTAATCGTTTCTGGAAAGAGGGTCTAACGGAATCCGGCGCTTGGAAGGACGTCACCGCTCAAACTGATCGGTTCCATGATCTGGACAAGAACGGCGAGCTGATCGTGTATTGCGGATCAGGCGTCACAGCCACGCCAAACGTCATTGCGCTGCAGGAAGCAGGCTTCACGAAAGTGCGCTTGTATGCGGGAAGCTGGAGTGATTGGATTAGTTTCTCTAACAACCCCATCGCCATCGGGGACGAAGAAGAACGGTTAGAAGAATAG
- a CDS encoding 50S ribosomal protein L25, which translates to MTTFMQAEKRTHLNTSGLRNLRKSGRLPGIVFGRNVENKMVHISTIEFHKWLKQGASGFIDIQLDGKDSVSVLLEDLQRDPVTRDLIHVDFQQVQNNEIVCTKIPVKFIGKPIGLKQGGIVQLQSEFIEVEALPRHLPSVIEYDISGMNIGESVYVKDLDLSSEVTLISGKNEFLVSVVKP; encoded by the coding sequence ATGACAACATTTATGCAAGCAGAGAAACGTACACATTTGAATACATCAGGGCTTCGTAATCTACGTAAATCAGGTCGTCTGCCTGGTATTGTGTTTGGTAGGAATGTAGAAAATAAGATGGTTCATATTTCAACGATAGAATTTCATAAGTGGTTGAAGCAAGGTGCATCTGGTTTTATCGATATACAGCTTGACGGGAAAGATTCGGTGTCCGTATTGCTTGAGGATCTCCAGCGAGATCCGGTAACGCGTGACTTGATTCATGTTGATTTCCAGCAAGTGCAGAATAACGAAATCGTATGCACAAAGATTCCAGTAAAATTCATAGGCAAGCCAATTGGATTGAAGCAGGGCGGGATTGTACAACTTCAGTCCGAGTTTATTGAGGTAGAAGCATTGCCAAGGCATTTGCCGTCGGTGATAGAATATGATATCAGCGGCATGAATATCGGTGAATCCGTCTATGTGAAGGATTTGGATTTGTCATCAGAAGTTACACTTATTTCCGGTAAAAACGAGTTTCTCGTATCTGTAGTGAAGCCTTAA
- a CDS encoding DJ-1/PfpI family protein encodes MSKRVLILTGDGAEVLEVYYPFYRLKEEGYEAVIASPRKKTLNTVCHDFIEGWDTYSEKPAHLLPSDIAFADVEPADYDALIIPGGRAPEFIRNDQDLPRIVQHFLDADKPVGAICHGAQVFLALPDRSYFKGRTLTAYNACKLEVESLGAEYASETLHVDGNLVSGHAWPDLPGFMREFLNLLGRTSNKELTSTTN; translated from the coding sequence ATGTCCAAACGCGTGCTTATTCTAACGGGCGACGGTGCAGAGGTTCTGGAGGTTTATTATCCATTCTATCGGTTGAAGGAAGAGGGCTACGAGGCTGTGATCGCTTCGCCGAGAAAGAAGACATTGAATACGGTATGCCACGACTTCATCGAGGGATGGGATACTTATTCGGAGAAGCCAGCTCATCTGCTGCCGTCTGATATAGCCTTTGCGGACGTGGAGCCTGCTGACTACGATGCCTTGATCATCCCAGGCGGACGCGCTCCTGAGTTCATACGTAACGATCAAGATCTTCCGCGAATTGTCCAGCATTTTCTGGATGCGGACAAGCCTGTAGGCGCGATTTGTCACGGCGCTCAGGTATTCCTGGCGCTGCCCGATCGTTCCTACTTCAAAGGCAGAACGTTAACGGCATACAATGCGTGCAAGCTGGAAGTCGAATCACTCGGCGCAGAATATGCTAGCGAGACACTGCATGTAGACGGAAATTTGGTATCGGGCCACGCATGGCCTGATCTCCCTGGATTTATGCGGGAATTTCTAAATCTGCTTGGCCGGACGTCGAACAAGGAACTAACCTCAACCACGAACTAA
- a CDS encoding AraC family transcriptional regulator codes for MKIDIDQLAEHLAHTPFQVQGVYRYARNPGVPHADYTDSFPGFVFPLTGKIQFQFNDTPYIFSPGKVVHGAAKMKLGQKVFGETDWEYILVLYRICNSELEESSFSHQHFELLTGQSPRLNELIMRLWRVYNQRGGISKFQTEMLFRDVLNEALLCVDNRQNSCESHTLFERVSHYIQEYYYQSLTIVSLAEQNNVNRNRLSYVFRRHAGMGPAQYLLKYRINMAQEMLFTSDAPVQQIAETVGFADPFYFSRVFKKQIGIAPTEYREKFINNPS; via the coding sequence GTGAAAATCGACATTGATCAGTTAGCAGAGCATCTGGCACACACTCCTTTTCAAGTACAAGGAGTATATCGATACGCTAGAAATCCAGGCGTGCCTCACGCCGACTATACAGATTCTTTTCCTGGATTTGTGTTTCCTCTTACAGGAAAAATACAATTTCAATTTAATGACACGCCTTATATCTTTTCGCCAGGAAAAGTTGTACATGGGGCTGCAAAAATGAAACTAGGCCAAAAAGTGTTTGGTGAAACGGACTGGGAATATATCTTAGTTTTATACCGGATATGTAACTCGGAACTAGAAGAGTCAAGCTTTTCTCATCAGCATTTCGAATTATTAACAGGGCAGTCCCCTCGTCTAAATGAATTAATTATGCGTCTTTGGCGTGTTTATAATCAGCGTGGAGGCATTTCAAAGTTTCAGACCGAGATGCTGTTCCGCGATGTACTGAATGAAGCCTTATTATGTGTTGATAATAGGCAAAATAGCTGTGAATCACATACTTTATTCGAACGGGTATCTCATTATATTCAAGAATACTATTATCAAAGTCTTACAATAGTATCGCTTGCAGAACAGAATAACGTTAATCGCAATCGACTTTCTTATGTGTTTAGAAGGCATGCAGGTATGGGGCCTGCACAATATTTATTAAAATATCGTATAAACATGGCGCAAGAAATGTTATTTACAAGTGATGCACCTGTACAACAAATTGCGGAAACTGTTGGATTTGCTGACCCTTTTTATTTTAGTAGAGTGTTCAAAAAGCAAATAGGTATTGCTCCCACTGAATATCGAGAGAAATTCATCAATAATCCAAGCTAG
- a CDS encoding cupin domain-containing protein produces the protein MHYQAINLNEKLSKFNDYWSLKVIGEMNDYQFKLIKIAGDYEWHVHEDTDKVFIALEGEMILDFRDGQVIISKGEMFIVPRGIEMKPSAEKECHIMLVEPKSVINTGNTESELTAADTWI, from the coding sequence ATCCATTATCAAGCTATAAATCTGAATGAGAAGCTATCTAAATTCAACGACTATTGGTCTCTGAAAGTCATTGGCGAAATGAATGACTACCAATTTAAGCTTATTAAGATTGCAGGGGATTATGAATGGCACGTTCATGAAGATACCGATAAGGTATTTATCGCACTTGAAGGGGAGATGATCCTTGACTTTCGTGATGGCCAAGTGATAATTTCCAAGGGTGAAATGTTTATTGTTCCGAGGGGAATAGAGATGAAGCCTTCCGCTGAAAAGGAATGCCATATCATGCTGGTGGAGCCTAAAAGCGTTATAAACACTGGCAATACGGAGTCCGAATTAACAGCAGCCGATACATGGATCTAG
- a CDS encoding nitroreductase family protein, translating to MFNHIQNNNFTSIVTGRRSVRNYDESIKISKEEISEMIAEASLAPSSANMQPWRVLVVDTPEGKEKLRPLVRFNTVQNDTSSAMLLIFGDTQSYLYVEEIYNTAVEQGKMPAEVRDSQVATILSMYPTLPKEMKVEVAKVDSSLFAMQLMLVARAHGYDTNPMAGFEVDQVAKAFDLDEERYVPVMIISIGKAKEEGHESVRLSSDKITFWR from the coding sequence ATGTTTAACCACATTCAAAATAACAATTTCACCAGTATAGTTACGGGAAGACGTTCTGTGCGTAATTATGATGAGAGCATTAAAATATCAAAAGAAGAGATAAGCGAAATGATTGCGGAAGCCAGTCTTGCTCCTTCCTCTGCGAATATGCAGCCTTGGCGTGTACTTGTAGTTGATACTCCGGAAGGAAAAGAGAAATTAAGACCCCTTGTACGTTTCAATACTGTACAAAACGATACTTCATCTGCCATGTTATTAATTTTTGGTGATACCCAAAGCTATTTATATGTTGAAGAAATTTACAATACTGCCGTGGAACAAGGAAAAATGCCAGCTGAAGTACGCGATAGTCAAGTCGCAACCATTCTATCGATGTATCCAACTCTACCAAAGGAAATGAAAGTTGAAGTTGCAAAGGTCGATAGCAGCCTCTTTGCCATGCAGTTAATGCTAGTAGCTCGTGCACATGGGTATGATACGAATCCAATGGCAGGATTTGAAGTTGACCAGGTAGCTAAAGCATTTGATTTAGATGAAGAGCGCTATGTTCCAGTCATGATTATTTCAATAGGAAAAGCAAAGGAAGAAGGACATGAATCCGTTCGATTAAGCTCTGACAAAATTACATTTTGGAGATAA
- a CDS encoding MerR family transcriptional regulator, producing MKINDVSKLTDLPISTLRFYERKNLIPDTFVKRDANNYRMYTEEIVEFLEDVKALLSVGFSVEELSLLVNQELNLSYEVKKKIVEQKIKEIEDIQKRLKKSKNFLQATLEGKANFQTKC from the coding sequence ATGAAAATAAATGATGTTTCAAAATTAACGGATCTGCCTATATCAACCTTGAGATTCTACGAACGTAAGAATCTAATTCCGGACACATTTGTTAAAAGAGATGCAAATAATTATCGTATGTATACTGAGGAAATTGTTGAATTTCTAGAAGATGTAAAGGCACTTTTATCCGTAGGATTTTCGGTAGAAGAGTTGAGTTTACTAGTAAATCAAGAACTTAATTTATCATACGAGGTAAAGAAAAAAATAGTTGAACAAAAAATTAAAGAAATTGAAGATATTCAGAAGCGATTAAAAAAGTCGAAAAATTTTCTGCAAGCAACCTTGGAAGGAAAAGCGAATTTTCAAACGAAGTGTTAA